One stretch of Clupea harengus chromosome 2, Ch_v2.0.2, whole genome shotgun sequence DNA includes these proteins:
- the ybey gene encoding endoribonuclease YbeY, producing the protein MGVVIRNLQHVVPVRRARLRKDVETLRHILGIQKFDVGLICVDNCKMQRINNIYRKKNTPTDVLSFPFYEDLRPGKLPCGLHRDELNLGDVFLGVEYVMQQCKGTSQDFHSTLTVVTAHGICHLLGYRHETDEEWKEMFQRESYILAEFNRLTGSRLEPLSKKYSQES; encoded by the exons ATGGGTGTAGTTATTCGCAATCTCCAGCACGTGGTGCCTGTGCGGCGCGCGAGACTACGCAAAGATGTAGAAACGTTGAGGCATATTTTGGGCATTCAGAAATTTGACGTGGGTTTAATATGTGTTGACAACTGTAAAATGCAACGGATTAACAACATCTACAGGAAAAAGAATACACCAACCGATGTATTATCTTTTCCTTTCTACGAG GACCTGAGACCCGGTAAACTCCCGTGTGGCTTGCACAGAGACGAGCTCAACCTCGGTGACGTATTCCTTGGAGTGGAATATGTGATGCAACAGTGTAAAGGGACATCCCAAGACTTTCATAGCACGTTAACA GTGGTCACCGCTCACGGAATTTGTCACTTACTTGGATACAGACACGAAACAGACGAGGAGTGGAAAGAG ATGTTTCAGAGAGAAAGCTACATTTTGGCAGAATTCAACAGACTGACTGGGAGCCGGCTGGAACCACTTTCAAAGAAATACTCTCAAGAAAGCTGA